Proteins encoded by one window of Nocardia goodfellowii:
- a CDS encoding N-acetylmuramoyl-L-alanine amidase: protein MATKLLGKTIFLDPGHQGPHHGEDLSRQVDNGRGGTKDCQTTGMVTVNGIPEHTINWNVAQLVKSSLESLGARVVLSRADDSGWGGCVDDRARAANASGAAVAVSIHADSAPAEASGFHLIVPQLPIPDPAVEQAQSAAGRAASQLVRDAYLHAGFQPADYAGVQEGLQTRADVAGPALSTVPTVFVEMGNGANPEDAALLESEAGQLRHAIAITTGLSSYLLGVPPGGTGSAESAPAAAVLAQPIPAATAPDASPSPIPGTPPAQPELPAAPGTPNQTRPGVQGQDAATPNMQGQGQYSTTPGTQNSASAGTQDQNSASEGVQGHAQSSTPPVQSQSSPSAGTQSDNQSSASLGAQGQNATSAGTQGQAFASPGAQDQNSTPPGVHGQSRNATSPTMHGQNPSQNSPSVGVQAENSTPPGVHGQGQNATSPGVPGQGQGLVSPSVPGQGQGLTSPGTQGQEQGLTRPDVQGQGQTAATPGTQGQSQNSVSPGGQTQNQNLRPNQQSTPGCATTAGAVKVPGCPDSGTQQQTKPETEKLDSSTLVNAGMQLLLPLIRSFGMDNSAITSELINLAYTLASTLLGPAE from the coding sequence ATGGCGACCAAACTGCTAGGCAAGACGATTTTCCTGGACCCGGGCCATCAGGGTCCCCATCACGGTGAGGACCTGTCGCGCCAGGTAGACAATGGCCGCGGCGGCACCAAGGACTGTCAGACCACCGGCATGGTCACCGTCAACGGCATCCCCGAGCACACCATCAACTGGAATGTTGCTCAACTGGTCAAGTCGTCGTTGGAGAGCCTCGGCGCGCGGGTCGTCCTGAGCCGCGCCGACGACAGTGGCTGGGGCGGCTGCGTCGACGACCGGGCGCGGGCCGCCAATGCCTCCGGCGCCGCGGTCGCGGTGAGCATCCACGCCGACAGCGCCCCCGCCGAGGCGAGCGGCTTCCATCTCATCGTCCCGCAGCTACCGATCCCGGACCCAGCCGTCGAACAGGCCCAATCCGCCGCGGGCCGGGCGGCCTCCCAGCTCGTGCGTGACGCCTACCTGCACGCGGGCTTCCAGCCCGCCGACTATGCCGGTGTCCAGGAGGGCCTACAGACCCGCGCCGACGTGGCCGGCCCAGCGCTGTCCACCGTGCCGACGGTGTTCGTCGAAATGGGCAACGGAGCCAACCCCGAAGACGCCGCCCTACTGGAGAGCGAAGCGGGCCAACTGCGCCACGCCATCGCGATCACCACCGGCCTGTCGAGCTACCTGCTCGGCGTGCCGCCGGGCGGCACAGGCTCGGCCGAAAGTGCCCCCGCCGCAGCGGTATTGGCCCAACCGATACCCGCCGCCACTGCGCCGGACGCCTCGCCGTCGCCGATCCCGGGCACGCCGCCGGCGCAACCCGAACTCCCCGCCGCGCCCGGTACCCCGAACCAAACCAGGCCCGGCGTGCAGGGGCAGGACGCGGCTACGCCGAATATGCAAGGCCAGGGCCAATATTCGACTACGCCGGGTACGCAGAATTCGGCCTCGGCCGGTACGCAGGACCAGAACTCGGCTTCAGAGGGAGTGCAGGGTCACGCCCAGAGCTCCACTCCGCCGGTCCAGAGCCAGAGCTCGCCTTCCGCGGGTACGCAGAGTGACAACCAGAGCTCCGCATCCCTGGGCGCACAGGGCCAGAACGCGACTTCGGCGGGTACGCAGGGCCAAGCTTTCGCTTCACCGGGCGCGCAAGATCAGAACTCGACCCCGCCGGGCGTGCATGGGCAAAGTCGGAACGCGACCTCGCCGACCATGCATGGCCAGAACCCGAGCCAAAACTCGCCTTCGGTCGGCGTGCAGGCGGAAAACTCGACTCCGCCGGGCGTTCACGGGCAGGGTCAGAACGCCACCTCGCCCGGTGTGCCGGGTCAGGGGCAGGGCTTGGTGTCGCCGAGTGTGCCGGGTCAGGGCCAGGGCTTGACCTCGCCGGGCACGCAGGGACAGGAGCAAGGATTGACTCGGCCGGATGTGCAGGGCCAGGGCCAGACCGCGGCCACCCCGGGTACACAAGGTCAGAGTCAGAATTCGGTTTCGCCGGGCGGGCAGACTCAAAATCAGAATTTGCGCCCGAATCAGCAGTCGACGCCTGGTTGCGCGACTACTGCAGGGGCGGTGAAGGTGCCGGGTTGCCCAGATTCGGGTACGCAGCAGCAGACCAAGCCCGAAACCGAAAAGCTGGATAGCAGCACACTTGTCAATGCCGGTATGCAGCTGTTGCTTCCGCTGATCCGCTCGTTCGGCATGGACAACTCCGCCATCACCTCGGAGCTGATCAACCTCGCCTACACCCTGGCGAGCACCTTGCTCGGTCCCGCCGAATAG
- a CDS encoding YciI family protein: MHYLATLAGREDNSAEPGTPEFEAELQRYVDFEKQAGAAIAGGAALYPAETALIVRHSAGETLVTDGPFTEQAEVVGGFYVLDCPDLDAAIQLARNIPAATSGAIELRPTVMYNPHEVPGPDWWMALLWDQPDAVIAPEAPEWDKAVAEHTRFGDAHSAAIRGGCAVLPPSTATTLRVRDGELLLTDGPFPEIAEVVDGFYLFAAPDRAAAAEIAAQIPCGEKGQVEVRQVVDLGA; the protein is encoded by the coding sequence ATGCACTACCTGGCGACATTGGCCGGCCGTGAGGACAACAGCGCCGAGCCGGGCACCCCGGAGTTCGAGGCGGAACTCCAGCGGTATGTGGATTTCGAGAAGCAGGCCGGTGCGGCGATCGCGGGTGGAGCGGCGCTGTATCCGGCCGAGACCGCTCTGATCGTCCGGCACAGTGCGGGCGAGACGCTGGTCACCGACGGCCCCTTCACCGAGCAGGCGGAGGTCGTAGGCGGGTTCTACGTTCTGGACTGCCCGGATCTGGACGCGGCGATTCAGTTGGCGCGCAACATTCCGGCCGCCACGAGCGGCGCCATCGAACTGCGTCCCACGGTCATGTACAACCCGCACGAGGTCCCGGGGCCGGACTGGTGGATGGCTCTGCTGTGGGATCAGCCGGACGCGGTGATCGCGCCGGAGGCCCCCGAGTGGGACAAGGCGGTGGCCGAGCACACGCGGTTCGGTGACGCTCACAGCGCGGCGATCCGGGGCGGCTGCGCGGTGCTGCCGCCGTCGACCGCCACCACGCTGCGCGTCCGGGACGGCGAATTGCTGCTCACTGATGGTCCGTTCCCCGAGATCGCGGAGGTGGTCGACGGCTTCTACCTGTTCGCGGCCCCCGACCGCGCGGCGGCGGCCGAGATCGCCGCGCAGATCCCGTGCGGCGAGAAGGGGCAGGTAGAGGTGCGTCAGGTCGTGGATCTGGGCGCCTGA
- a CDS encoding molybdenum cofactor biosynthesis protein MoaE → MSDTVQVARISDQPLDPAEVEQAVTGPEHGAVVVFTGKVRDHDGGQAVSALEYSAHPDAERFLRKCCAEAAAASGLPVAAVHRVGPLGIGDLAIVVAVAAPHRAEAFSTCADLVDRIKHEVPIWKRQLFADGLSEWVNACG, encoded by the coding sequence ATGAGTGACACAGTGCAAGTCGCCCGGATCAGCGACCAACCGCTCGATCCCGCCGAGGTGGAGCAGGCGGTGACCGGGCCCGAACACGGCGCGGTCGTGGTCTTCACCGGCAAGGTCCGCGATCACGATGGCGGACAGGCGGTTTCGGCACTGGAGTACTCCGCGCATCCGGACGCCGAACGCTTCCTGCGCAAATGCTGCGCCGAAGCGGCCGCCGCATCCGGATTACCCGTCGCCGCCGTACACCGAGTCGGCCCCCTGGGCATCGGCGATCTCGCGATCGTCGTGGCCGTCGCCGCCCCACACCGCGCCGAAGCCTTCAGCACCTGCGCGGACCTGGTGGACCGGATCAAACACGAGGTGCCGATCTGGAAGCGCCAGCTGTTCGCCGACGGACTGTCCGAATGGGTCAACGCCTGCGGCTGA
- a CDS encoding molybdopterin molybdotransferase MoeA, producing MSSRPARSVDEYRETIEQMLRPLAARAVESVPVPDALGRQLAEDVRSPVDLPVFRNSAMDGYAVRAESVAAAPVTLPLAGVVAAGNPGETPLPPGGALKVMTGAPIPPGADCVVPVEDTHAAGDTVTIERARVAGEFVREAGTDVRTGDLLVPVGVALNPRHIAALAAVGLAEVPVFEQIRAAVITTGDELVPAGKTLRPGQIYNSNGIALAAALSANGVAVVSVEHSTDDPAEFRRRLDAATGSADLVFTSGGVSQGDFEVVKDVLTPLGGTFGVVAVQPGGPQGLTVADGVPVLSFPGNPVSTMVSFEVFARPILRRLGGLPEVETRELPLSEAVRSPAGRRQFLRGRITADGVEPVSGPGSHLVAGMAWADVLIDIPAEATEVPAGTAVSVRAL from the coding sequence ATGAGTTCTCGACCAGCCCGGTCCGTCGACGAATACCGCGAAACCATCGAACAGATGCTGCGCCCCTTGGCGGCGCGCGCGGTCGAGTCCGTGCCGGTGCCCGACGCGCTCGGCCGGCAACTGGCCGAGGATGTGCGTTCGCCGGTGGACCTGCCGGTATTCCGTAATTCCGCCATGGACGGTTACGCGGTGCGCGCCGAATCGGTGGCGGCCGCGCCGGTGACACTGCCGCTGGCGGGGGTGGTCGCGGCCGGCAATCCCGGCGAGACTCCCCTGCCGCCCGGCGGTGCGCTCAAAGTGATGACCGGCGCGCCGATCCCGCCCGGGGCCGACTGCGTGGTGCCGGTGGAGGACACACATGCCGCAGGCGACACCGTCACCATCGAACGTGCCCGCGTCGCAGGGGAATTCGTGCGCGAGGCAGGCACCGACGTGCGCACCGGGGACCTGCTGGTTCCCGTCGGCGTCGCGCTGAACCCCCGTCATATCGCGGCGCTCGCGGCGGTGGGCCTGGCCGAGGTGCCGGTTTTCGAGCAGATCCGGGCGGCGGTCATCACCACCGGCGACGAACTGGTTCCGGCCGGAAAGACCTTGCGACCCGGACAGATCTACAACTCCAACGGCATCGCCCTGGCGGCCGCGCTGAGCGCGAACGGCGTCGCGGTGGTGTCGGTCGAACACAGCACCGACGACCCGGCCGAATTCCGCCGGCGACTGGACGCCGCAACCGGTTCCGCCGATCTGGTGTTCACCTCGGGCGGGGTGTCCCAGGGCGATTTCGAGGTGGTCAAGGATGTGCTGACCCCGCTGGGCGGGACGTTCGGCGTGGTAGCGGTGCAGCCCGGCGGGCCGCAGGGCCTGACCGTCGCCGACGGCGTGCCGGTGCTGAGTTTCCCGGGCAATCCGGTCAGCACCATGGTGTCGTTCGAGGTGTTCGCCCGCCCCATCCTGCGGCGGCTCGGCGGCCTGCCCGAGGTAGAGACCCGGGAATTGCCGCTGTCGGAAGCGGTGCGTTCGCCCGCGGGACGACGGCAGTTCCTGCGCGGCCGGATCACGGCCGACGGTGTGGAACCGGTGTCGGGCCCCGGGTCGCACCTGGTGGCGGGAATGGCATGGGCGGATGTGCTGATCGATATCCCGGCCGAGGCGACCGAGGTGCCCGCCGGGACGGCGGTCAGCGTGCGCGCGCTGTGA
- a CDS encoding MoaD/ThiS family protein — protein MVEIRYFAAIADAVGKASETLDLPAEATVADLRTVLADTYGPDLDKMLGVCAYLVGDELTRDPSTALTPRVDVLPPFAGG, from the coding sequence GTGGTTGAGATCCGCTACTTCGCCGCCATCGCCGACGCGGTCGGCAAGGCGAGTGAGACCTTGGACCTGCCCGCCGAGGCCACCGTCGCGGATCTGCGCACCGTCCTCGCCGACACCTACGGCCCCGACCTGGACAAGATGCTCGGCGTCTGCGCCTACCTGGTCGGCGACGAACTCACCCGTGACCCGTCGACGGCGCTGACTCCGCGCGTCGACGTCTTGCCGCCTTTCGCGGGCGGCTGA
- the moaCB gene encoding bifunctional molybdenum cofactor biosynthesis protein MoaC/MoaB: MSELSHVDGAGRARMVDVSAKSESTRIAVAAGELRTTAEVVALVRADDMPKADVLPTARIAGIMAAKKTSELIPLCHQLALSSVKVEFGFTDTSITIEASAKTRGQTGVEMEALTAVAVAGLTLHDMVKAVDPAAVLNGVRLLTKEGGKHGHWERPEENGGGAVAVGEVESDDATVGSRRLAVDSGHTAIDVGDAADETRYDTIGSGDATDGARNAPIVSGEATGETRNATVGSGDATAESGDPLVQLHEAHRRDPDSPEAGSAVVLVASTGAAAGTREDTTGPVLVDWLAGLGFSVRGPLVYADADISFGLADALRFEPDLVISTGGTGASPTDGTPEATLSLLDRELPGVAEAIRRRGTEKFPLAALSRGVAGLAGRSVVVNLPGSPGGVKDGIAVLEPLLDHLLAQVAGGGNHE; encoded by the coding sequence ATGAGTGAGTTGTCGCATGTCGATGGTGCCGGCCGGGCCCGCATGGTCGACGTGAGTGCGAAAAGCGAGTCCACCCGGATCGCGGTCGCCGCCGGTGAGCTGCGGACCACCGCCGAGGTGGTGGCGCTGGTGCGGGCCGACGACATGCCCAAGGCCGACGTGCTGCCGACCGCGCGCATCGCCGGGATCATGGCCGCGAAGAAGACCTCCGAACTCATCCCGCTGTGCCATCAGCTGGCGCTGTCGTCGGTGAAAGTGGAGTTCGGGTTCACCGATACCAGCATCACCATCGAAGCCTCGGCCAAGACCAGGGGCCAGACCGGCGTCGAAATGGAGGCGCTGACCGCCGTGGCGGTGGCGGGCCTGACGCTGCACGACATGGTCAAGGCGGTGGATCCGGCGGCGGTGTTGAACGGTGTCCGGTTGCTTACCAAAGAGGGTGGGAAGCATGGGCATTGGGAGCGGCCGGAGGAGAACGGTGGTGGGGCGGTCGCGGTGGGGGAAGTCGAATCGGACGACGCGACAGTCGGATCCCGCCGCTTAGCGGTCGATTCCGGTCACACCGCGATCGATGTTGGTGACGCTGCGGACGAAACTCGCTACGACACAATCGGTTCCGGCGATGCAACGGACGGAGCCCGCAACGCCCCAATCGTATCCGGCGAGGCGACAGGCGAAACCCGCAACGCAACAGTCGGATCCGGCGACGCCACAGCCGAATCCGGCGATCCGCTGGTCCAGCTGCACGAGGCGCATCGGCGCGATCCGGACAGCCCCGAGGCGGGGTCCGCGGTGGTGCTGGTCGCGTCGACCGGCGCGGCGGCCGGGACCCGGGAGGACACCACCGGTCCGGTGCTGGTGGATTGGCTTGCCGGGCTGGGTTTCTCGGTCCGCGGTCCGCTCGTCTACGCGGACGCTGATATCTCCTTCGGCCTGGCCGACGCGCTGCGTTTCGAACCCGACCTGGTCATCTCCACCGGCGGTACCGGAGCCTCCCCCACCGACGGCACCCCGGAAGCCACCCTGAGCCTGCTCGATCGTGAGCTGCCCGGCGTCGCCGAAGCGATCCGCCGGCGCGGGACCGAGAAGTTCCCGCTGGCCGCGCTCAGCCGTGGCGTCGCCGGACTCGCCGGACGCTCGGTCGTGGTGAACCTGCCTGGTTCCCCCGGCGGCGTAAAGGACGGTATCGCGGTGCTCGAACCGCTCCTCGATCATCTGCTCGCGCAAGTAGCCGGAGGCGGCAACCATGAGTGA
- the moaA gene encoding GTP 3',8-cyclase MoaA — protein MTLVEMGIPAVRSGRPSLDGRPETPFLVDRFGRAARDLRVSITEKCSLRCTYCMPEEGLPPIPKDELLTVEEIVRLVVLSVRELGIEEVRFTGGEPLLRRDLEQIIAGCHARVPEVPLAMTTNGVGLKHRARGLAEAGLHRVNVSLDTVDRLGFARLTRRDRLESVFAGIRAARDAGLAPVKVNAVLMRETLAGAPDLLQWCLDEQCELRFIEEMPLDADQEWARANMVTAAELLDVLGARFALVEAGRADPSAPAEKWLVDGGPATVGIIASVTRKFCDTCDRTRLTADGMLRSCLFSDQEFDLRAVLRSGADDAEIATIWRGAMWNKWAGHGIDAADFVPPERTMGAIGG, from the coding sequence GTGACGTTGGTCGAAATGGGCATCCCCGCCGTGCGATCAGGGCGCCCTTCGCTCGACGGGCGTCCGGAAACGCCGTTCCTGGTGGACAGATTCGGCCGGGCGGCCCGCGATCTGCGGGTCTCCATCACCGAGAAGTGCTCGCTGCGCTGCACCTACTGCATGCCGGAAGAGGGCTTGCCGCCCATCCCCAAGGACGAACTGCTCACGGTCGAGGAGATCGTGCGGCTGGTCGTGCTGTCGGTGCGTGAACTGGGCATCGAAGAGGTGCGCTTCACCGGCGGTGAACCGCTGCTGCGCCGCGATCTGGAGCAGATCATCGCGGGCTGCCATGCGCGGGTGCCCGAGGTTCCGCTGGCGATGACCACCAACGGTGTCGGTCTGAAGCATCGCGCCCGCGGTCTGGCCGAAGCCGGTCTGCACCGGGTGAACGTCTCCCTCGACACCGTCGATCGGCTGGGCTTCGCCCGCCTCACCCGCCGCGATCGCCTCGAATCGGTGTTCGCCGGTATCCGCGCCGCCCGCGACGCGGGGCTCGCTCCGGTGAAGGTGAACGCGGTCTTGATGCGCGAAACCCTCGCCGGAGCCCCCGATCTGCTCCAGTGGTGTCTCGACGAACAGTGCGAACTGCGCTTCATCGAGGAGATGCCGCTCGACGCCGATCAGGAGTGGGCGCGGGCCAACATGGTCACCGCCGCCGAACTGCTCGACGTCCTCGGCGCCCGTTTCGCACTCGTCGAAGCCGGTCGCGCCGATCCGTCCGCCCCCGCGGAGAAGTGGCTCGTCGACGGCGGCCCGGCCACGGTAGGCATCATCGCCTCGGTGACTCGCAAGTTCTGCGACACCTGCGACCGCACCCGCCTCACCGCCGACGGCATGCTGCGCTCCTGTCTGTTCAGCGACCAGGAATTCGATCTGCGCGCGGTCCTGCGCTCCGGCGCCGACGACGCCGAGATCGCCACCATCTGGCGTGGCGCGATGTGGAACAAATGGGCCGGCCACGGTATCGATGCCGCGGATTTCGTCCCGCCGGAACGCACGATGGGAGCTATCGGTGGTTGA
- a CDS encoding RNA polymerase sigma factor, with the protein MTTGPADVDAVYRAEFGRALATLVRLVGDIGLAEDAVHEAFADALRSWPGHGLPSNPGAWITTAARHRALDRLRRESSRAAKEQDAVRLDRNGYPAPDEELDMSPVADDQLRMIFTCCHPALSAESQVALTLRLVCGLRTAEIARAFLQPEHTVAQRLTRAKAKIRQAGIPLRVPPAHLLPERLPAVLSCVYLVFSEGYFATSGSSAVRDELCEEAIRLGRLLCGLLPAEPEARALLALMLLNDSRRDQRRSGTGELVPLEEQDRTRWNRPAIESGLRCLISAAARGHSGPYLAQARIAAAHAVAPSWEQTDWRAIVSAYDELARYTRSPAVQVNRAVAIAFRDGFDAGSAALDAVADHPRLAGSHQVAATRADLCRRAGRYAEAAEHYRQAIASAGNEQVRRFLIRRLAEVEAAE; encoded by the coding sequence GTGACCACCGGCCCGGCCGACGTCGACGCTGTCTACCGCGCCGAATTCGGCCGGGCCCTGGCTACTCTGGTGCGCCTGGTGGGCGATATCGGGCTGGCCGAGGACGCCGTGCACGAGGCTTTCGCCGACGCGCTGCGGTCCTGGCCCGGGCACGGTCTCCCGTCGAATCCGGGCGCCTGGATCACCACCGCGGCGCGGCACCGCGCGCTGGACCGGCTGCGGCGGGAATCATCCAGGGCCGCGAAAGAACAGGACGCGGTGCGGCTGGACCGGAACGGGTATCCCGCGCCGGACGAGGAGCTCGATATGTCCCCGGTCGCCGACGACCAGTTGCGCATGATCTTCACCTGCTGCCATCCCGCGCTGTCGGCCGAATCGCAGGTCGCCCTGACGCTGCGGCTGGTGTGCGGATTGCGCACCGCGGAGATCGCCCGCGCCTTCCTGCAGCCCGAACACACTGTGGCGCAACGGCTTACTCGGGCGAAGGCGAAGATCCGGCAGGCCGGTATCCCGCTGCGGGTGCCGCCCGCGCACCTGCTTCCCGAACGCCTGCCCGCCGTGCTGTCCTGCGTGTACCTGGTCTTCAGCGAGGGATACTTCGCCACCTCCGGATCCTCGGCGGTGCGAGACGAGTTGTGCGAGGAGGCGATTCGGCTCGGCCGCCTGCTGTGCGGTCTGCTCCCGGCGGAACCGGAGGCCCGTGCTCTGCTGGCCCTCATGCTGCTCAACGACAGCCGCCGCGACCAACGCCGTTCCGGGACAGGCGAGTTGGTGCCGTTGGAGGAACAGGACCGTACCCGCTGGAACCGTCCGGCCATCGAATCCGGCCTGCGCTGCCTGATCTCGGCCGCGGCGCGCGGTCACAGCGGCCCCTATCTCGCGCAGGCTCGGATCGCCGCCGCGCACGCGGTCGCGCCGAGCTGGGAGCAAACGGATTGGCGCGCGATCGTTTCCGCCTACGACGAGCTCGCGCGGTACACCCGTTCGCCGGCGGTGCAGGTCAACCGGGCCGTCGCGATCGCCTTCCGCGACGGTTTCGACGCGGGCTCGGCCGCGCTCGACGCCGTCGCCGACCACCCGCGCCTGGCCGGTTCGCACCAGGTCGCCGCCACCCGCGCCGACCTGTGCCGCCGGGCGGGCCGCTACGCCGAGGCGGCCGAGCACTACCGCCAGGCGATAGCGTCGGCCGGCAACGAGCAGGTGCGAAGATTCCTCATCCGCCGCCTCGCTGAAGTCGAAGCCGCCGAATAA
- a CDS encoding CobW family GTP-binding protein, translated as MAERIPVLIVAGFLGSGKTTLLNHLLRNTRGTRIGVVVNDFGAINIDAMLVAGQVDAMVSLGNGCVCCAVDVSELDDMFTALSEPRARIDVIVVEASGLAEPRNLIRMVVASENPRIRYGGLVEVVDAEQFPASRAQHPELAKHLRLADLVVLNKSDRVPAADLARLRGDLTELVGQVPVYATTHGRIEPGLLFDEPLRETATQAEQLSFDALLTEHDHDHDDPAHRHLHDDYTSVSFTSEAELDPRRLIDFLDDPPTGLFRAKGFAAFAVAGERRKFLFHLVGRHLVFEPGAWSRGEPRTTQLVLIGTGLDSDTALKRLRDCVHTAAEPLDPQALLGVWRYTPH; from the coding sequence GTGGCTGAGCGGATTCCTGTTCTGATCGTGGCGGGTTTTCTCGGATCCGGGAAGACGACGCTGCTCAACCATTTGCTCCGCAACACCCGGGGCACCCGGATCGGGGTGGTGGTCAACGACTTCGGTGCGATCAATATCGACGCCATGCTGGTCGCGGGGCAGGTCGACGCCATGGTGTCGCTGGGCAACGGCTGCGTGTGCTGTGCGGTCGACGTCTCCGAACTCGACGACATGTTCACCGCGCTGTCCGAACCGCGCGCCCGCATCGATGTGATCGTCGTCGAGGCGAGCGGGCTGGCCGAGCCGCGCAATCTGATCCGGATGGTGGTGGCCAGCGAGAACCCGCGCATCCGCTACGGCGGGCTGGTGGAGGTCGTGGACGCCGAGCAGTTCCCGGCCAGCCGCGCCCAGCATCCGGAGCTGGCCAAGCATCTGCGGCTCGCGGATCTGGTGGTGCTGAACAAGAGCGACCGCGTCCCGGCCGCGGACCTGGCGCGATTGCGCGGCGACCTGACCGAGCTGGTCGGGCAGGTGCCGGTGTACGCCACCACGCACGGCCGGATCGAGCCCGGGCTGCTCTTCGACGAGCCGCTGCGGGAAACCGCCACGCAGGCAGAGCAATTGAGCTTCGACGCATTGCTCACCGAGCACGACCACGATCATGACGACCCGGCGCACCGGCACCTGCACGACGACTACACGAGCGTGTCCTTCACCAGCGAAGCGGAATTGGATCCGCGCCGCCTCATCGACTTCCTGGACGATCCGCCGACGGGCCTGTTCCGCGCCAAGGGGTTCGCCGCTTTCGCCGTCGCCGGGGAACGCCGCAAGTTCTTGTTCCACCTGGTCGGCCGGCACCTGGTCTTCGAACCCGGCGCCTGGTCCCGTGGCGAGCCACGCACCACCCAGCTGGTCCTGATCGGCACCGGCCTGGACTCCGACACCGCGCTCAAACGCCTGCGGGACTGCGTCCACACCGCCGCCGAACCACTCGATCCGCAAGCGTTGCTGGGTGTTTGGCGCTACACCCCGCACTGA